The stretch of DNA TAGGCGATGCCGCCTTTAATGTTGAACTTGTCGTCGCCCCAGGTCAGGTCGCTATGGAAGCCCTTGGTTTCGGTCTTGCGGAACTCGTTCTGAATGTTGACGCGGCCGGTGTTCCACACATAGCTGTTCGGATTGTTCAGGTCGGTGCTGGCGACCACCGACGGGATGCCGCCATTGTTATTGTTGTAGGTCACCGTGTTGCCGCTGTTCGGCGCGGTGATCAGGTAGACCGTCGGCGCTTCGTGGCTGAAGTTACTGCGGGTGTAATTGACCTGCGCGTCCAGTTTCAGGCTCGGCGTGAGTTTCCATTCCATGCCCGGATTCAGGCCCAGCAGGCTGACCTGGTCGCGGCGGTAGCCGTGCTCGAAGAAGTTCTGGGTGTTGGCGAAGGTGCCGCCGGTGACGGTACAGCCGTCGCTGCAATCGCTCTTGTCGACCGTCATGTTCAGCGGGATCATGCCGCCGTTACGGACCGACCAGTCGTAGTCCATGCGCGTCATCTTGTCGTCGCGCTTGCTGTACATGGTGTCCAGGTAGAAGTGCAGGTTCTCGGTCGGACGGTATTCGGCGGCGAAGATCGCCGAGCCTTTGTCCTTGGTGCCGAAGTAATCCATGGTGCGGCCCAGGCGCGGCAGGATGGCGTTGTCGATCTGCTGGATGGACAGGCCCGGATTGTGCGCCAGCAACCAGGCCTGGTCGATCACCTGGCCGGTCACCAGGCCGTTGCCGGCGCCGACCGGCACCGTGGCGGGAATGGTGAAGTTGCCGCCGCCGGTGTTGTTGCGGTTGGCGGCCGGATTCTGCGCGGCCGACAGGTTGGCGTTGGTGTAGCCGACGGTTTCCCAGCCGGTGGTGTGGATCTGCTGACGCGACAGCGTCACGCCGCCCAGGATGCCCCAGTCGCCGAAGGTCTGGCTGGCCAGGAAGGCACCGCGGCCGCCGGTCTTGTCGGCGATTTGCTGCTTGGTGGCGGTGATGCTGGCGGAAATGGTGCGGCCTTCCTTGTCGAACGGCCGCGCGCTGCGCAGGTTGACCACGCCGGCGGCGCCGCCTTCGATCATCTCGGCGGTCGGGCTCTTGCTGACGGTCAGCTTGGTGAACAGGTCGGTCGGCAGCAGGTCGAGGTCGACCTCGCGGTTGGTGTTGGCGCCGTCGATCGGGCCGGACGAGGCCACGGCGATCGGCGCGCCGTTCAGCAGGATTTTGGTGAAGCTGGAGCCGAGGCCGCGAATCTGGATGGTCGAGCCTTCGCCGGTGATGTCGCGCGAAACGCCGACGCCGGGAATGCGGCTCAGCGATTCGGCGATGTTTTTGTCCGGGAATTTACCGAAGTCCTCGGCATTGATCGAGTCCTGGAAGCCGACCGCTTCCTTCTTGTCTTTCGCCGACGACAGCAGCGAGTTGCGGTAGCCGTTGACCTGCACCACGGTCATTGGCGCGTCGTCCTTGGCGGCCGGCGCGGCGGCCGGGGTGACTTCCTGGGCATATGATTGCGCAATCAAACCTGCCATAACGGTCAGGCCGAACGCCATCTGCCGGCCGGAATGCCGGACTTTTTGGTGTTTCACTAACATTTTACAGTCTCCTTCGGTAACTTACCGTGGTTATTGTTATAAACCTCACAACACTACATCAAAATGGTTGCGCGATCATTTGAGTGTAAAAGCTAAGAAAAGTCGCTGTCAACAAAAATAACATTTGAAATGTTATACGCTACCATTTCGTACCAAGAAGTCATCGCCGGCACGGCGCGTACAGAGGGGCGGACGGTAAAACCGGATTAAAATGACAGTGTGGCGAGATAGACACGCCGAGCCGGAGTGCTACTGCTGCCAGTCCAAAACTTGCACCGGCTGCGGCGGCACGCTGGCCTGGCCTTCGCCATCGACCTGCTGGACGTTTTGCACGAACAGGCTGAGGGTGCCGTTGCGGCGCCACAGTTCGGTGTCGTAGCTCGGCTCCCAGGCGCCGACTGAAAACATGGTCAGATCCTGCACCTGCCACGCCCCGCGCAACACGTCGGCGGTGCTGGCCACGGAAACCTTGCTGCCCCGCTCCTCATCGCGAAACACCAGCAGCGCACCGGCCTTGCCGACCATGATCTGAGGCCGCGCGATCGGAATCCGCTTGGTGCCCTGCCCGCCCAGCGAAAACGGCGTCTTGCGGAAATCCAGCGACCGCGCCTGCCACGCCGTGCCGGTATTGAAGATCACGTGATACTGCGGCACGCTGGAACCGGCATCGCGCCAGTAGCTGGCGATGTAGGGTTGGCCATCCTGATCGGCCGCCATCGAAGTCTGGTTAATCAACTCGCTGTTCTGCGGAATACGCAGGGCGTATTCGGCGCTGGCGGCGCTGATCGGCAGCGCGTACGGCGTGCCGTCGGAGCGCTCCCACGTCACGCCGCCATCGCGCGAACGCGCATACGCCATGTCGTGGTTGCTGGCCACATCCGGCGACTCGCGCCATACCCACGACACATGCAGCGTGCCAAGATGATCGAGGAAGGCCTGCCAATACGCGTTGCGCTTGCCCTCGCCGGTAATCAGGTTGGTGTGCAAGCGAGTCCAGCGCTGCGTGGCGACGTCGTAGCGATTGATGATCAAATCGCCGCGCCCCGAACCGCCCAGCCGGTAGAAGAACAGCAGGTTGCCATTGGGCAGACGATAGAACTCGGGATACGACACCTCCGCTTCATCGACGCCCACCATGCTCTGCTTCGGTCCCAGCTCCAGCGATCCCGGCGCCACGCCGCGCGCATAGCGCAGCGCATTATTGTGATGGTCCCACGACACATGCAGATAGCCGGCGCCATCCACCATGATGCTGATGGCGTTATGCGCATCGGCCGCATTGCCTTGCCAGGCGCTGCGCCGCACGGTCCACTGCGTGGCGCCCAGCGCGCGCTTGCCCAGCACCAGATAGCGCTGCGCATCATAGTAGGCGACGTACTGCGTATCACCCTGCGTCACCAACGAATTCTTGCGAAACACCACCGCGTTGACCGAATTGTTAGCCCAACCATCGCCAACAAACGATAGCACCGGCGCGGCAGGAGCAGCAACAGCGGCGCCGATGGACAGCGCCAGCAAAACCGTGGAGATTAAACGTTTCATCATGCGTCCATGCTACGCAAACACAAGCGCCACGTCCACCTAGAACGCCACCTCGGCGCGCAGTTGCAGGGTCAGCGCGTTGCCGACGCCGGTCACCGTGTAGGGATGCATCACGTACTGCAAGCTGGGCTGCAAAGACAAGCGCGAACTGACCTGGCTCAGGTATGTCAGCTCGACCGTCGACTCGGCGCGCTGGCTGACCACGCCGGCGCTCTGCTGGCTGCGCAGATAAGCGCTACCATTGCGCGCAATCGCCACGGCCAGCCCCAGTTCATCGCTGGCGCGGCCAGGCACCAGGCCGGTCACGGTGAGACCTGCGCCGAAGTAACCGTCGAAGCGATTGACGCGGCTATCCGCCGCCCCCAGCTGCACGAAGCCGGACACCACCTTCTGCGACTGCGCGCTGGATTGATACAGGCTGCGTTCCGCCACCAGATAGGCGCCGCTGGAACCGCGTTGCCGGCGCGGCTGGCCAGATGCATCGAACGCATTCAGCTCGGCAAACTGCGCGGTGTAATACCAGCCGCCGACAGCCAGCTTGCCCTGATCCGGCGCCAGACCGGCATTGCGGCCAATGCGCAGGTGGTGATCTTGTGCCGATGCGGCGGGTTCCGGGCGGCTCAGCCAAGCCATTTCGTAGACCAGCAACAAGCCATCGCCGCCACGGAAGGCCGCACTGCCGCCGCCGCTGCGATCCACCGGCACGCCGTCCAGGATGGCGGCGCGCAGGACAACGTCGGGCGCCGGCTTGACCGCGATGCGCGTGCCGACGGCGGTGGCAGGAAAAATCGACGGCCCGCCCTGCCCGCTCTGGGCAAACTCGGCGCCGATGCCAAACGAACTGTTGAAGAACAGCGATGCGGTATTGAGGTGGTAAAACTCGCTGTTCAAATCATAGCGTCCGGCCAGTACCGACAGCCGGTCACCGAGGAAGTTTTTCTGGATCCAGGCTTCTTCCAGCCGCACGCCCGGCGGCGCCGCCATATTGCTGACGCCTTGCGTGTCCCCGGTCAGGATGGACGGTCCGGCCTGGTGCGTTGCCATCACATTGAAAAAGGCGCTGCTGTCCGGCCAGCCCAGCACGTGTTCGCCATCGACGCTGGTCTGCCAGCGCAGCATGCCCTGATACGCGCTGCCCCGGCGCACCCCGCCACTCAGGTTGGACACGCCATTAGCGTCGTAGATCAGGTTGCTGGTCACGGGCGGCGGACTATCCTGCCCCGCAGCGGAACCGGCAACGATCATGATCAAGCATATTCCGGCAAGGTTACAGCGCATGGCTCGGCCTCCATCAGTGTGGGAGGGAGTATGCGGTGCAATGCGCATCGCCAACACTCTCTTTGGGCATGCCGCGAGGCCAGAACTAGACTTGAATCAATACCATTACAGTTTCCACGTGGAAAATATGAGATAATCGCCACCGCAAATACTGGCGCCCTAAACAATTGTCGCTATGACTACGCAACACGACCACACTCCCTACCTCGACCAACTGACCGACGATCCGCAATCCTTCTGGGAGTCACGGATCAAAGCCAGCCGCTGGATGATCGTCAAGACGTTCTGTCTGGGCGTACTGGCGGCCGGGCTGGGCATTCTCGGCCAGGGCTGGCTGGAACAAGCCGCGCCGATCTTCCCCTTCATCAGCCAGAACTACGGCCTGTGGCAATCGGCCTACCTGCTGTCGCTGGTGCTGGTGTTCCTGCTGTGGGCTGCGGCCATGCGGCAGAAATTCGGCCTGCTCCACAATAGCAAGCAAGGCCAGAAAACCCAGCGCCGCATCGACGAGCACAACGCCCGCATCGAAGAACGCCGCCGCGCCAACCGCGAACGCCACGAGGCCGTCCGCAAGGAACGCGCAGAGCACACCATCTACTTCAAAGCCACCGGCAAAAACACCAACACCGCCAGCAAGAAGTTCGACTACTGATTACTCGTAGCGCAGGCAGTCCACCGGCAGCAGCTTGGACGCCCGGCGCGCCGGGTAGAAGCCGAAGAACACGCCAACCAGACTGGAAAAGCCGCACGCCACCACCACCGCCTGCAAGGTGATGAACACATCAAATTTGCCGGTGGCGGTGATGCCGGTCGCCGCCAGCGTGGCCAGCATGATGCCGAAGATGCCGCCCACCAAGCAGATCACCACCGCCTCAGTCAGGAATTGCAGCAGCACGTCGCGCGGCTTGGCGCCGATCGCCATGCGGATGCCGATCTCGCGGGTGCGCTCGGTCACCGACACCAGCATGATGTTCATGATGCCGATGCCGCCGACGATCAGCGAGATGGCGCCGATCAGCCCAAGCAAGGCCGCCAGGCCGGCGCTGATCTTCTGCGCCGTCTCGGCGAACGACGCCAGGTTATCGATGCGGAAGTCATCCGGCTGGTCGATCTTGATGTGGTGGCGGTCGCGCAGCGTTTCGCCGATGTCCATGATCGCATCCTGCAGGTTGCCGCCGGATTTGCCCTGCGCCACCACGTAGTGCACATTGCCGGGGAAGGCGGTCTTGATCAGGTTGGCCGAAGCCGCGGTAATCGGCACGATCACGTATTCGCTCAAGTCGCCGCCGTCCACCTGCTTGCCCTCGCCGTACAGCACCCCCACCACCTGGAACGAGACATTTTCGATGCGGATGTATTTGCCCAGCGGGTCCTGCTTGTAAAAGAACTGGTCGGCGATCTTGCGGCCGATGACCACCATGCGCGAGGCGGCGCGCACGTCGGCGTCGCTGAAGGCGCTGCCCTTGTCGACCTTCCAGCCACGGATCTTGAACATGGCCGGCGTCACGCCGTGCACCGTCTTCGACGCGTTCTCGTTGCCCACCGAGAGATTAAAGCCGCCTTGCAGCACCGGCGCGGCGCCAGCCAAGGATGGCAGCTCATTCAACGCGGCGGCGTCTGCAATGGTCATCGCCGGCTGCGCGCCACTGCGCATGCGCTGCTGCTGCGCGCGGTCGCCGCCGGGAGAGATGAACAGCATATTGGTGCCCAGCTGTTCCAGCTCCTTGGCGATGAAGCGCTTCATGCTGTCACCCACTGCCAGCAGCAGCACCACCGAGGTGATGC from Duganella dendranthematis encodes:
- a CDS encoding BNR repeat-containing protein; amino-acid sequence: MMKRLISTVLLALSIGAAVAAPAAPVLSFVGDGWANNSVNAVVFRKNSLVTQGDTQYVAYYDAQRYLVLGKRALGATQWTVRRSAWQGNAADAHNAISIMVDGAGYLHVSWDHHNNALRYARGVAPGSLELGPKQSMVGVDEAEVSYPEFYRLPNGNLLFFYRLGGSGRGDLIINRYDVATQRWTRLHTNLITGEGKRNAYWQAFLDHLGTLHVSWVWRESPDVASNHDMAYARSRDGGVTWERSDGTPYALPISAASAEYALRIPQNSELINQTSMAADQDGQPYIASYWRDAGSSVPQYHVIFNTGTAWQARSLDFRKTPFSLGGQGTKRIPIARPQIMVGKAGALLVFRDEERGSKVSVASTADVLRGAWQVQDLTMFSVGAWEPSYDTELWRRNGTLSLFVQNVQQVDGEGQASVPPQPVQVLDWQQ
- a CDS encoding TonB-dependent receptor encodes the protein MLVKHQKVRHSGRQMAFGLTVMAGLIAQSYAQEVTPAAAPAAKDDAPMTVVQVNGYRNSLLSSAKDKKEAVGFQDSINAEDFGKFPDKNIAESLSRIPGVGVSRDITGEGSTIQIRGLGSSFTKILLNGAPIAVASSGPIDGANTNREVDLDLLPTDLFTKLTVSKSPTAEMIEGGAAGVVNLRSARPFDKEGRTISASITATKQQIADKTGGRGAFLASQTFGDWGILGGVTLSRQQIHTTGWETVGYTNANLSAAQNPAANRNNTGGGNFTIPATVPVGAGNGLVTGQVIDQAWLLAHNPGLSIQQIDNAILPRLGRTMDYFGTKDKGSAIFAAEYRPTENLHFYLDTMYSKRDDKMTRMDYDWSVRNGGMIPLNMTVDKSDCSDGCTVTGGTFANTQNFFEHGYRRDQVSLLGLNPGMEWKLTPSLKLDAQVNYTRSNFSHEAPTVYLITAPNSGNTVTYNNNNGGIPSVVASTDLNNPNSYVWNTGRVNIQNEFRKTETKGFHSDLTWGDDKFNIKGGIAYDDITRRISATDNSAAWQAAVCGNNPNVFLQGPNGAPTCDGASTPGASAAGLYPGYGTGYTAGATTPLTYGGSLIPQSALASYIIPGPYGRPIIDWGRFAQASNYQQYYNTAPASGASSTGASSGFIGEKTTGLYFEANGKFDLAGFPARYNGGLRYVRTKQSVGSLNSITDPRNASLTLNGSKYPNIDQWVYQDTTYNNTLPSGTLAVNLRSDVIARAALSRSMTRADPNALRPGVNFSSVSADVGTIGNPALKPYLSDNIDLGIDWYTGREGYVSLTVFQKKVDGFTINQNITLPFSALAAYGINYNTLIPNQQQAIDSRGGPNVATVVMTQARNASGELKIRGLELGWVQPLDKILPIRGFGINETATFITQRGDGEGGAGFVALGVPNRTNNFSVYYDNHGYTARLSHTFSKGSQTASANQNGITNAALFSDNYKQLDFSSSVDLGEVFDKENWPTLSFDIVNLNNDSRRGYFQFSNANFTQYSPGRTYSLGLRAKF
- a CDS encoding ABC transporter permease codes for the protein MNLLQIVVEAFRSMLANRLRTLLTMLGIIIGITSVVLLLAVGDSMKRFIAKELEQLGTNMLFISPGGDRAQQQRMRSGAQPAMTIADAAALNELPSLAGAAPVLQGGFNLSVGNENASKTVHGVTPAMFKIRGWKVDKGSAFSDADVRAASRMVVIGRKIADQFFYKQDPLGKYIRIENVSFQVVGVLYGEGKQVDGGDLSEYVIVPITAASANLIKTAFPGNVHYVVAQGKSGGNLQDAIMDIGETLRDRHHIKIDQPDDFRIDNLASFAETAQKISAGLAALLGLIGAISLIVGGIGIMNIMLVSVTERTREIGIRMAIGAKPRDVLLQFLTEAVVICLVGGIFGIMLATLAATGITATGKFDVFITLQAVVVACGFSSLVGVFFGFYPARRASKLLPVDCLRYE
- a CDS encoding carbohydrate porin produces the protein MIVAGSAAGQDSPPPVTSNLIYDANGVSNLSGGVRRGSAYQGMLRWQTSVDGEHVLGWPDSSAFFNVMATHQAGPSILTGDTQGVSNMAAPPGVRLEEAWIQKNFLGDRLSVLAGRYDLNSEFYHLNTASLFFNSSFGIGAEFAQSGQGGPSIFPATAVGTRIAVKPAPDVVLRAAILDGVPVDRSGGGSAAFRGGDGLLLVYEMAWLSRPEPAASAQDHHLRIGRNAGLAPDQGKLAVGGWYYTAQFAELNAFDASGQPRRQRGSSGAYLVAERSLYQSSAQSQKVVSGFVQLGAADSRVNRFDGYFGAGLTVTGLVPGRASDELGLAVAIARNGSAYLRSQQSAGVVSQRAESTVELTYLSQVSSRLSLQPSLQYVMHPYTVTGVGNALTLQLRAEVAF